The region CGCAGAAACTCCCCCAGCTGTGGGTTAGCAACCAGGTCACCCAGTGGTGCGTGGCCACCCGGCACAAAGACCGCATCAAATTTATCAATACCAATTTGTTCTATGCGGGCAAAACTGACAACAGGACTGTCGGTCTTATCATCAATTTTGAGTTGGTTGAATAAGGCCTTATGAGCCTGATAATTCGACTTGCTGACGTCCAGAAAATGATCTGGTGTATCTGATACAGGATCGAGTCTTGGTGCCATACCTTTAGGTGAAGCGAAGGTCAGTGTGTGACCTGCATCCAGAAACAACTTAACCGGTTCCATTAATTCGTTCAGATAAACACCTGTTTTGTAGTCGTAACCATTTTTCAATGTCATTTGCGCAGTGTCCGACATAACCACCAGGATCTCATCGGCCAGGGTCAGTGGGCTTGCAATCAATGCTGTCAGTGCTGCGAGTGTTTTTAATTTCATGTTCATCTCCTGAAGTTTGATGATGTGTGTTCTTAACTTGGGTCTAGAATAAGCCGCCCAACTTCATTAATGAAATTAATTGCTTTAATATAGACATGAATGTGAGTAATAACTCTTGGAGAGGTAGGCATGAGTAATATTTCGGATATCGAGCTCAATCAGCTGCGTCTGTTACAGTTAATATTTGAGACTAAAAACCTGACACGAGCCGGCGAGCGTGCCGGTCTGACGCAATCAGCAGTCAGCCATACGCTGAAAAAGCTACGCCACAGCTTTAATGATTCGTTGGTTATTCGACAGGGCAATAAATTGATCCTGACACCACGTGCAGAATACCTGCAATCCCAGCTCAATCGCTGGTTAAATGACTTTGAACGCCATATTCTTACTCAGGAGCAGTTTGATCCTGCTCACTCCAGCCGTACTTTTTTTATCGCCACCAGCGATCTGGTAGAGCAATCACTGGCCCCGGTTTTAATCCCACATCTAAGCAAAGTGGCCCCTAATATTCAGGTGGTATTTGCCAAGCTCGATAAACGGGGTTTTGCAAGCCAAATTGAAAGTGGTGAGGTTGATTTTTCAATCAGCGTTATCGAGTCTAGCCATCCCGCTCTGATGGTTACGACCTTGTATAAAGACGACTATGTGTCAGTAGTAAGGCAAGATCACCCTTGTCTGAGTTCTGTACTCGACCTGGCCGGTTACTGCCGCTATCCGCATATTCTGGCGGGCACTGGTAAAGATATTCGGGGAACCGTGGACGACGCGCTGGACAAACTGGGACATACCCGTAAAGTTCAATATAAAGTGGCTAACTTCTCAAGTGCCCCATACATTGTCGAAACCAGTGATGCCATATTCACAGCACCACGCAAATTCATTGAGGCAGTGAGTGCCAAGTTCAATATTGCAGTGTTTGAACCACCTCTATCAGTCCCGCCGTTTTCGATGAAAATGTACTGGGATATTCGCAACAAAGACGATCAGGCTAGCCGCTGGTTCAGACAGGAAATCATCTCTGTCGCGCGTCAAACAACACCTTAGACAATACAAGCATTTGCTCAGCTAAAAAGGCGCTGATCCAATTAATTTTATTGGCAAATATCTGGCGTGAAGCGGAAATTCCTGTAATAGCCTGTAATGGTTTAGGGGGAATATTTGGTCCATTATTTTTGCATACCGTTATCACTCGCACTCTCTGTACTCATACCGCAGGGAGTATGCGCGTAACCTTTGAATTAACCCGTCGAACTGACATCGACATATCACGCTCATCAGAGCCTGTTGTTAATGTTCGGCGTAAAAATAAGGACTATGCAATGACTAGCAAGACCCAAAAATCATCCGTTCGCCCCTACCCGGAACTCAAAGGCAACGAACCCACGGTACCGCAATTCGGGATACTCGATAAACTTCATGGCACCTGGGTTAACTGGA is a window of Pseudoalteromonas sp. R3 DNA encoding:
- a CDS encoding type 1 glutamine amidotransferase domain-containing protein, translated to MKLKTLAALTALIASPLTLADEILVVMSDTAQMTLKNGYDYKTGVYLNELMEPVKLFLDAGHTLTFASPKGMAPRLDPVSDTPDHFLDVSKSNYQAHKALFNQLKIDDKTDSPVVSFARIEQIGIDKFDAVFVPGGHAPLGDLVANPQLGEFLRHFNAQKKPTGLVCHGPVALLSALPNAAEFEVAMKSDKNAKPAEGWVYEGYRMTTFSNSEEAVATQYYLGGDELYYWPQDALTKAGGDYSRSEKDWQPHIVIDRELITGQNNKSSVGVAQALLKQLD
- a CDS encoding LysR family transcriptional regulator yields the protein MSNISDIELNQLRLLQLIFETKNLTRAGERAGLTQSAVSHTLKKLRHSFNDSLVIRQGNKLILTPRAEYLQSQLNRWLNDFERHILTQEQFDPAHSSRTFFIATSDLVEQSLAPVLIPHLSKVAPNIQVVFAKLDKRGFASQIESGEVDFSISVIESSHPALMVTTLYKDDYVSVVRQDHPCLSSVLDLAGYCRYPHILAGTGKDIRGTVDDALDKLGHTRKVQYKVANFSSAPYIVETSDAIFTAPRKFIEAVSAKFNIAVFEPPLSVPPFSMKMYWDIRNKDDQASRWFRQEIISVARQTTP